One part of the Flavobacterium johnsoniae UW101 genome encodes these proteins:
- the moaCB gene encoding bifunctional molybdenum cofactor biosynthesis protein MoaC/MoaB produces the protein MVDITHKISTLRKAAATAIVKVSKQETIDAVVNNLVPKGNVLEMAKTAGLFAVKNTHLSIPDCHPIPIEFTSVEYKIEGLEIQIIFNVKTVYKTGVEVEAMHGASIVALTMYDMLKPIDKEIEISTIKLINKEGGKSSFKNKFPNVIKAAVFVCSDSIFAGDKEDRSGKTIVEKLDSYGVETSHYEIIPDELEIIQEKTKAFAKEHQLVIFTGGTGLSPRDVTPEALSPILESRIPGIEEAIRSYGQQRMPYAMLSRSVAGTLGKSLVLALPGSTNGVRESMDAVFPHVMHVFHILKGKNHDSL, from the coding sequence ATGGTAGATATTACGCATAAAATAAGCACATTAAGAAAAGCAGCGGCAACGGCAATTGTAAAAGTCAGCAAACAGGAAACAATTGATGCTGTTGTAAATAATTTAGTGCCCAAAGGCAATGTGTTGGAAATGGCAAAAACAGCAGGATTGTTTGCTGTAAAAAATACACATTTGTCTATTCCGGACTGCCATCCAATTCCAATTGAATTTACATCGGTTGAATATAAAATTGAAGGTTTAGAAATCCAGATTATTTTTAATGTAAAAACGGTTTATAAAACCGGAGTTGAGGTCGAGGCGATGCATGGTGCATCAATCGTAGCGCTTACCATGTACGATATGCTAAAACCTATTGACAAAGAAATCGAAATTTCGACCATTAAATTGATTAATAAAGAAGGCGGAAAATCGTCTTTCAAAAATAAATTTCCTAATGTTATAAAAGCTGCAGTTTTTGTTTGTTCTGATTCGATTTTTGCAGGCGATAAAGAAGATCGTTCCGGAAAAACAATTGTAGAAAAATTAGATTCATACGGAGTTGAAACTTCACATTATGAAATTATTCCAGACGAATTGGAAATCATTCAGGAAAAAACTAAGGCTTTCGCCAAAGAACATCAGCTGGTAATTTTTACAGGCGGAACTGGTTTATCACCAAGAGATGTAACGCCGGAAGCTTTATCGCCAATTTTAGAAAGCAGAATTCCGGGAATTGAAGAAGCTATTCGCAGTTACGGACAACAGAGAATGCCGTATGCAATGCTTTCCAGAAGCGTTGCAGGAACGTTGGGTAAAAGTCTGGTTTTGGCTTTGCCAGGCTCAACAAACGGAGTAAGAGAATCGATGGACGCTGTGTTTCCACATGTAATGCACGTTTTTCATATTTTAAAAGGTAAAAACCATGACAGCCTCTAA